CAACAGACCCAAAACCCGGGTGAAAACCACCATTAAAAAAAAATTAAACATAGCAGTCAGCACCACCCCAATCAGGGATAGCTGTCCCAATATCAAACTGCCGAGCAGAGATATCCCAAATAGACCAAAACACGCTTGAATATAATCGACCCTCACAATCTGGCGCAAATCCCGCCAAACAGGCCCCGGTTCAAATGCCATCCACACCCGCCCTTCGGCAGCAAATCGCGTAAATACAATGGGAAAAAATCCGTAAAAAAAGATAACCGTGAATATCAGCAATAGCGACAAAGCCCCGGCCTCTTCTACAGAACTCGGTATCAAACCCAATACCGAAACCACCATTACAAAACCCGCAACGCCAATGACAGTGTATCCCAGGACAATGAGGAATAACCAGAAGCCCGCCACCCCGTAAGCCCACCAATTGCTCCATGGGGGTAAGTTCAGTGATTCAGTACCGTTGAGCGCATCGACAAAAATCCGGTATAAGTAGCCCCAGGCAATGCACAAAAGCCCTATGGTCACAATCAGCAACACGCCCCCCATCCCAGGCCCAATTTGCCCGGTGAAAATCAGCACCAGCACCAGTGCAGGCGGCAAATTTAATACGCCGCCCGGGATAATTTTCCCCCACCAGCGCGGCGTATTAAACAGGGAGCGAAGTGTATTAAACAAAATAATGCCAAACATAGCTTTCCACATGTCAGACTGCGTCAAGTGCCTGTCCGACATCGACAATAATATCCTCGGTGTCTTCAATGCCTACGGCATAGCGCACCAACTCATCGGCAATGCCAATTGCCAATCGGTCTTCGCGCGCCAATTCGTAATACGAAATAGATGCGGGATGCGAAACGAGACTCTCCACCCCTCCCAGACTGGCCCCGATACACGGAATTTTCAAGCGGTCAATAAAATCCAGCGTACCTGCCTCATTCGCATCTAAATCAAAACTTACCAGCCCACCAAATCCACGCATCTGCGCTTTGGCAACATCGTGGTGTGGGTGGCTTTCCAAACCTGGATAATACACGCGCTTTACCCGATCGTGATTTTCCAAAAACCGCGCCAACATCAGCGCTGTTTCATTTTGCTTACCCATTCGCAGTGGAAAAGTCTTGATCCCACGGATCAACAAATAAGCGCAATGAGGATCGATCACCCCTCCCAAAATACCTCGATAGTCTCGAATCGCACCAACAAGGGGCGCATTGCCCAGCACAGCACCAGCCATCAAATCGTTGTGCCCCCCCAAATATTTGGTCGCCGAATGAATGACCAGATCGACGCCAAATTCGAGCGGACGCTGGTTTAAGGGCGTGGCAAATGTGCTGTCAATAATCGTCTTGACCCGATGCCTTCTTCCAATATCAACCAGTTTTTCCAGATCGATCACATTGAGATGTGGATTGGTCGGAGATTCGGAAATAATTACCCGCGTGTTATCCCTGACTGCACCTTCTAATTCGGCGTAATCACCCGCGTGAACAAATGTGGTTTCAATGCCAAATTTTCGCAACACCATCTGGCAAAATTGTGCGGTCTTGCGATAGCAGTCATCCATAATCACTGCATGGTTTCCGGTTGATAGCATGCCCAGTAGCGTAGTCGTCACAGCACTCATACCCGAAGAAAATAAAATAGCGGCCTCCGCGCCTTCCAATTCTGCGAGCTTGGATTCTGCGGCATGCTGTGTTGGATTGCCGTAGCGCCCATAGTCAATCTGTGGGTTTTGACCATCTACAAACGCTTTAACCGCATGCGTATCTTCAAATACATAAGTCGATGTCTGCGCAATGGGGACCGTCAGAGATTTTCCCCAGTGTCCCCTTTCTTCACCTGCATGAACAGCCCGTGTCCCCGAACAGGGCGCGTGCGTCTCGCACTTTTCAGACATGCGCCATCTCCCAAAAAAAAAGCGGAGCCACAAAAGCCCCGCGCAGTACGCAAAAAACCGGACTAAAAAGCCCGGTTTTGGAAATAACTTTTTAGCGACTTGTTTAAAGTGGCTGCAATATGCCGCAAATCACCACTCACTATAGCTGTGTTTTGGGAATGTAAACAAAACCTCCAACCATGTCAACTATCGGTTGGCTTCAATCCGATCGAAAATCGCCTTTTTTACCGCATCGACTTCAGGAGGCAACACAACGGGTTCATTTTGGTAAT
The genomic region above belongs to Gemmatimonadota bacterium and contains:
- a CDS encoding DUF4013 domain-containing protein, producing the protein MSDRHLTQSDMWKAMFGIILFNTLRSLFNTPRWWGKIIPGGVLNLPPALVLVLIFTGQIGPGMGGVLLIVTIGLLCIAWGYLYRIFVDALNGTESLNLPPWSNWWAYGVAGFWLFLIVLGYTVIGVAGFVMVVSVLGLIPSSVEEAGALSLLLIFTVIFFYGFFPIVFTRFAAEGRVWMAFEPGPVWRDLRQIVRVDYIQACFGLFGISLLGSLILGQLSLIGVVLTAMFNFFLMVVFTRVLGLLIRRALKPGPPARSEYWN
- a CDS encoding aminotransferase class I/II-fold pyridoxal phosphate-dependent enzyme, whose protein sequence is MSEKCETHAPCSGTRAVHAGEERGHWGKSLTVPIAQTSTYVFEDTHAVKAFVDGQNPQIDYGRYGNPTQHAAESKLAELEGAEAAILFSSGMSAVTTTLLGMLSTGNHAVIMDDCYRKTAQFCQMVLRKFGIETTFVHAGDYAELEGAVRDNTRVIISESPTNPHLNVIDLEKLVDIGRRHRVKTIIDSTFATPLNQRPLEFGVDLVIHSATKYLGGHNDLMAGAVLGNAPLVGAIRDYRGILGGVIDPHCAYLLIRGIKTFPLRMGKQNETALMLARFLENHDRVKRVYYPGLESHPHHDVAKAQMRGFGGLVSFDLDANEAGTLDFIDRLKIPCIGASLGGVESLVSHPASISYYELAREDRLAIGIADELVRYAVGIEDTEDIIVDVGQALDAV